TTGCGCATAAGATCGATAGCTGCTGCTTCCTCACCTTCTACATGATCTTCGGCTATCTCGGCAACCATCTTCACCAAAAATCCCGGTATCCATAAATTTAATTTGGTTGCATCATCGTCAAATTTTGGTGCATCAGATGCATAGGTTTTGCCGGAAAATGTGATCAGCAATATAACAGGTAAAATAAGTAGTAGCTTTTTCATATCTTTTTTTGTTTAACGTAAATAAAAATTATTTATCTTCCAAATTATCCAACTCATCCATGCCTTCAATATTAATATCAGATAATTTAGAAAGTTTGGATATTTTTTCCACATCAATGGTTCCAAATAAACTTACTAAAACAAATTCACCATCTGCATCACAAAGTATCAAAAGTTCATTAATCACCTTGTCAGATTCCATTTTACCCAAAATCCGCACTTTATCTAATTCTGAATTAACGGTCATTAATTCTTCATAACTATTCAGCGATAATGTGGAAGAAATTTCGCGGTAATACTCACCTGATTTTGTATTTCCTTCTTCATTTTCATATACCAGAACTTTGATACCTTTTAAACCCTCTACAACAGATTGTAATTCTACATCCTCAGATGCAGCGGAGGCAACAAGGGAGAATAATTTTTCAGAAACGTTAACAGAGGTAAAACCTGGTTTTCCTTCATATTTTTGAAAGAACTGATCTATCTGAGTGGTTTGTGCGAATGTTGCCAGTGATGCACCCATTGCGATTAGTACAAATAATACTTTTTTCATAATGTTGTTTTTGCGATGAATTAATTGATTTACCAGCACAAGGCGAATCAGCAGTGCAAAAAGTTACAGAAGGCATCAAAAAAGATTTTAAAACAGCTCAAAATGCCCTCTACATGGGCTTTATGAGGCAATTAATTTATTTCTTATCCCGTATGAAGAGAACGAATAAAACAGACTGATAGTAGAGATTGTCGAACCTTAACGAAAGGTTGACAGGTGCTTTTGTTATATCGGTATATAGTATAGGTAAGTTCTTAAGATCTTTAATTTTACCTTCAAGACTATATATAAATTTATCGGCATTCCAACCAATATATTTTTCCTGACTTTTATTCAGAATAAAATGTTTCTCCAATTTTTTATTGTGATCTAATAATTTATCAAAATTATAATTTTGTTTATATGCTTCACCAACGGATGTGAGTTGAAGTCCATCAATTATAGCCTTAATATTTACACCTTCTTTATCGCGGTGTTCGAGTAATTTTAAATTATCGCGCAGTTCACGCAAAATATTATTTTTAATAATATCCTTCGATTTCGATCTGTCGGAAAGAAAAGTAAAAAGTTCTTTAATTGTTCCAATACCTGTTTGCAGATAATCGCTCATACTGAATATTTGATCCGACCAAAATAAGCAGAATAAATTATTTAGTCAAAATTAATCACTCTTCTGATCTCCAGAAATCGTTTGTAGTAATATTTTTCCTGTGTTTCATTACTTATACGCACGCCACCTGATTCGGGAGAGGAAGTATGTAAAAAGGAAAATCCGGTTTTTTCATCGTAAGATATAACTATGCCTACATGTGCCGGTTCGCCTCCCTGGGTTTCTGTTCCGCTGAACAGGATGAGATCACCTACTCTCGCTTCATTGTATGGGACAGGATAACCCGCATCAAATTGTTGACCGGAGGTTCGCGGCAAATTAATTCCGAAATTTTTATACACGTAACAAATAAAACCGGAACAATCGAATCCCGAATCCGGATCATTTCCTCCCCATACAT
The genomic region above belongs to Bacteroidota bacterium and contains:
- a CDS encoding C40 family peptidase; this translates as MDEQKVDSAEIKALAISDSVINYAKTFMGVPYVWGGNDPDSGFDCSGFICYVYKNFGINLPRTSGQQFDAGYPVPYNEARVGDLILFSGTETQGGEPAHVGIVISYDEKTGFSFLHTSSPESGGVRISNETQEKYYYKRFLEIRRVINFD
- a CDS encoding DUF4252 domain-containing protein → MKKVLFVLIAMGASLATFAQTTQIDQFFQKYEGKPGFTSVNVSEKLFSLVASAASEDVELQSVVEGLKGIKVLVYENEEGNTKSGEYYREISSTLSLNSYEELMTVNSELDKVRILGKMESDKVINELLILCDADGEFVLVSLFGTIDVEKISKLSKLSDINIEGMDELDNLEDK